The stretch of DNA CAACACTAATCGCTTTTTGTGTGTTCTTATTTTTGATCTAGTTGTGCTAAGTATGAGTTTTGGTCTACGAAAGGATCTGTTTTACAAAATAGATTTAAATATTAATATATTTTTACACATAATTAATAGAAAAATGGTCGTATTTTAAACTATCTATGGTATCATTTGGTTTGCCCGGGCAAAAAAACTACATTTGAGGGGAGCGGTTTTTCCGTGTTTTTTAACAGAAATGTTAAACACATAGCTGCGGCAATTGCAACATTTGCCATTTCTGCAACTATATTTTGCAGCCCTGCCCTGGCTATGACAAATAACAATGTACAGTTAAAGTTCAACTCTAACGGCAAGTTCAAAATAGTGCAGTTCACCGATATTCAACAAGATAAGGATATAGACCAAAGGACTATACAGCTTATGGAAAAAGTGCTTGACGAAGAAAAACCTGATCTTGTTATGGTCACAGGGGATAACTTAACCAGCGACTGTAGTACGCCTGAGTCAGTCAGTCAGGCCGTCTATAATATCGCCCAGCCGATGGAAAAGAGAGCCATAAACTGGGCCGTTACTTTCGGGAACCACGACGAGGAAGCAGCCGAGAAGACCGGGCTAAATGAGGAGGACATGCTTAAAATATACATGTCTTATAACCACAATGTTAATCAGCCCGGGGTGAAAAACATCACCGGAACCGGCAACATGAATCTTCTTATAAGGGATTCAAAAAACAAGAAGGCTGCCTTCAACCTCTGGCTACTTGACTCCGGAAGATACGCGCCTGAAGAAATCGCCGGCCAGGACTTCAAGAGCTATCCTAATTGGGATTGGCTTCGCTTTGACCAGGTAAGGTGGTATTATGAAACTTCAGAGAAGTTAGAGCAACAATACGGCTACAAAGTTCCTTCAATCATGTTCATGCATATCCCTCTCTGGGAGTACAGGTTTATGTGGTATGCCAGTGTCGACGGTAGAAGTGCTGATAACCATAGCCATGCCGTTACTAAACACAGTATAATTGGAGAGAGAAACGAAGACGAGTGCCCCGGCCCGTTCAATAGCGGCATGTTTGCGGCCATGCTGGAGAGGGGAGACGTCAAAGGCGTGTTTGTGGGCCATGACCATGTGAATGACTATATGGGCAATTATTACGGCATATTGCTTGGCTATTCAGCCAGCACCGGGTTTGACACTTATGGGCTTGATGGTAATGAAAAGGATAGGTTGCGTGGCGCCCGGATATTCAACCTCGACGAAAATGTAAACGGTGCCTTAGTTGAAACCCACATGGTTTTTGCTAAAGACTATGGTATCCAATGAGATATTTTATATCGTCTAAATATAAAAATTGAAGGCCGTATTCAAAAAATAAGCTAATCGATATAGACGCAGAAAAACCCGGGGATTCCCGGGTTTTTCATCATAAGGTGTGCCCGGCATGGGCGACAGCTTGGTGGTGAAAGTCAACCTTTGTCATAATTCTTAAAAATCGGGAGTGTTGTTGCCATAAAAATTTGAATTATTTCAAACCGGGATAAGCATAATAAGTCTAAATTTTTTGGCCGTTGGAAGATAAGATGGCAGCGGGTGGCCAAAATTTACAGATACAGAGGTTGCTATGCCAATATCCGTTAAAGACTTACCCCAAAACTTAGACATTACCCTGAAACATAACTTTAAAGACCTGTGCGAGTTGGCCTGGGAAACGCAGGGGGTAATTGAAGCCAACAAGCCCTGTGAGGAAATATTTGAACAGTTCACCAAAATTAAAAATACAATAGATTACATAGAAAGCTTAATTCTCACAAGCCAATTAAAAAACTGCTTTTTGCCCGATATTCCTTACATGAAGGAGCTGTTTAAAGCTATACAACATTTGAGCATAAAAGGCTATGGTGCCTTAATTGCCATTCAGCGAGAAGACGACATAAAAGAAGTAATAGATGTAACCCACATTGGGGTGCAGCTTGATGCCAAATTATCCAACCGTTTGCTGGAAAGTATCTTTTATCCCGGCTCCCCCTTACATGATGGCGCAGTGGTGATTAAAGGGGACAGAATTTTTTCCGCCGGATGTGTTTTGCCGCTTTCTAAAAAGGTAGTTCCCGAAAAAAAACTAGGCACCAGGCACATGGCTGCGCTTGGTCTCAGTGAAATATGCGATGCGGTTATCTTTGTGGTTTCTGAAGAAACAAGAAAAATCACAATAGCTTTTAAAGGAGAGCTATTTACTAATATTCATCAAGGCATGCATTTGCATTTTTGAGGAAAAGTACTTATTAATAGTAATGATCTAACTGCAGCAGAATCGATTGTATTAATGCTTAAAAGAAATACCAACGGTTACCGGCTATTGCTGTCCGGAAACCGTTGGTATTTTTTTATTGCTTGTAACAATTATTAATATTTCTGCAACACATGATTAAGATTTGGCAACAGCAGATTCATATCCCTTCGGCATAATTAAGCCTGATAATCAAGTTAGACAAATGATTCTGACCTATCCTTTTTGAAATAATTTTTACTTGCACAACTGGATTCTGACATAGAACTGGCTGCCGTTAAGAAACCTATCTTGTAACAATTGTTCATAATTTCGTAAAACATGTTCATCTTTCAGCAAACATTGGTTCATATTCTTTCAGTATAATTGGCTTGAATGGAGGTGCAAAAGCTAGGCATATTTCATGATAGTAACACAAAAGTGGACAAGCTTTCTTTTAAAGAAAGGATAGGATAAATGTGCAGTTTGCTATAGCGCTTATTATTTTTGTTTTTATCTTAGGTATTTATGAACAAATAAGACATAATAAAAACTTAAACCAGATCAATCTTAGAATCAATATAAACGGCACAAGAGGTAAATCAACTGCAACAAGATTAATTACCGGTATTTTAAAGGAAGCAGGAGTTGAGGTTGTTGGAAAAACGACGGGGACCAGTGCGAGAATTATTTATTGGAACAAGGAAGAAGAGGAACCAATCAAACGAGGCCCTTTAGGTCCAAATATTATAGAACAAAAAGCTGTCGTTAAAAAAGCAGTCAAGCTTGGCGCATCTGCATTTGTAACAGAGTGTATGGCTGTAAATCCCGATTACCAGATTATTTTTCAGGAAAAGCTTGTTAAAGCAAATATAGGCGTTATTGTTAATGTTCGTGAAGACCATATGGATGTGTGCGGCCCGACTTTGGATTTTATTGCAGAGTCCTTTACGGCTACAATACCAAAAAACGGCACCCTTATTATTGATGATAGCAGATATAATGACTATTTTACTAAAGAAGCAAAGAAAAGAAACTGCCGGGTATTAATTGCAAATGAAAAAGAAATCCCGGATGGTTATCTGGAAAATTTCGGATATGTGATTTTCCCGGAAAATGTTGCTCTTGCGCTGGCTGTGGCTAAAGCAATAAACATTGACAAAAATACTGCGTTAAGGGGAATGTTAAACGCTAATCCTGATCCGGGAGCATTAATGATCCATACCTTAGACAATAAAAGCCCCACATATTTTGTCAATGGCTTTGCCGCCAATGATCCAAATTCCACACGAATGATTTGGGAGCATATAACAGCTCTTGGTTATCCAACAAAAAATCCTATGGTAATTATAAATTGCAGGCCTGATAGGGTTGACAGGACATTACAGTTGGCAGAAGAGGTCTTACCAAATATGGATATTGATATTCTTGTTGCAATGGGTCAGACAGTAAATCCAATTACCGAAAGAGTTAATAGTAAAAAAATATCTCCTCAGAAATATATAAATGCTGAAGGTTTGTCTCCCCATGAGGTTTATGAAACAATTAAGGATTCTTTTATAAACAGAGTAATTTATGGCATTGGAAACATTCACGGTGGTGGCGATGAATTGGTTGAGTTGATAATTCACGACTTTCCCAATGAATTAAGAACTCGCTTCAATCTGGAAACAGATCAAGTGCCACAAGTTATTTAGCTATTAAAGGAGGGTAAACGGTTGCTTTTTACGGCTATTGGCACAGTTATA from Desulfoscipio gibsoniae DSM 7213 encodes:
- a CDS encoding metallophosphoesterase family protein, with the translated sequence MFFNRNVKHIAAAIATFAISATIFCSPALAMTNNNVQLKFNSNGKFKIVQFTDIQQDKDIDQRTIQLMEKVLDEEKPDLVMVTGDNLTSDCSTPESVSQAVYNIAQPMEKRAINWAVTFGNHDEEAAEKTGLNEEDMLKIYMSYNHNVNQPGVKNITGTGNMNLLIRDSKNKKAAFNLWLLDSGRYAPEEIAGQDFKSYPNWDWLRFDQVRWYYETSEKLEQQYGYKVPSIMFMHIPLWEYRFMWYASVDGRSADNHSHAVTKHSIIGERNEDECPGPFNSGMFAAMLERGDVKGVFVGHDHVNDYMGNYYGILLGYSASTGFDTYGLDGNEKDRLRGARIFNLDENVNGALVETHMVFAKDYGIQ
- a CDS encoding diadenylate cyclase, encoding MPISVKDLPQNLDITLKHNFKDLCELAWETQGVIEANKPCEEIFEQFTKIKNTIDYIESLILTSQLKNCFLPDIPYMKELFKAIQHLSIKGYGALIAIQREDDIKEVIDVTHIGVQLDAKLSNRLLESIFYPGSPLHDGAVVIKGDRIFSAGCVLPLSKKVVPEKKLGTRHMAALGLSEICDAVIFVVSEETRKITIAFKGELFTNIHQGMHLHF
- the pgsB gene encoding poly-gamma-glutamate synthase PgsB, which produces MQFAIALIIFVFILGIYEQIRHNKNLNQINLRININGTRGKSTATRLITGILKEAGVEVVGKTTGTSARIIYWNKEEEEPIKRGPLGPNIIEQKAVVKKAVKLGASAFVTECMAVNPDYQIIFQEKLVKANIGVIVNVREDHMDVCGPTLDFIAESFTATIPKNGTLIIDDSRYNDYFTKEAKKRNCRVLIANEKEIPDGYLENFGYVIFPENVALALAVAKAINIDKNTALRGMLNANPDPGALMIHTLDNKSPTYFVNGFAANDPNSTRMIWEHITALGYPTKNPMVIINCRPDRVDRTLQLAEEVLPNMDIDILVAMGQTVNPITERVNSKKISPQKYINAEGLSPHEVYETIKDSFINRVIYGIGNIHGGGDELVELIIHDFPNELRTRFNLETDQVPQVI